A window of the Brumimicrobium sp. genome harbors these coding sequences:
- a CDS encoding helical backbone metal receptor, producing MLFQDQIGNTIEINHPPQRIISLVPSQTELLYHLGLGDSVVGITKFCIHPEEWFRSKERVGGPKQLDIEKIRRLNPDLIIANKEENIQEQIEVVSEFCPVWISDIYTLEDSLQMIQKIGAICGVSQKSDEINLKIKQNFLKLKPIKYSLSVLYLIWKDPFMAVASNTFIHHIIEEHLGLQNCMREEERYPVLDESNLPQPDIVFLSTEPYPFKEKHIAEVQAFFPKAKIRIVDGEYFTWYGSRLIDTPNYLETVKKMLALV from the coding sequence ATGCTTTTTCAGGATCAAATAGGTAATACGATTGAAATCAATCACCCACCTCAACGTATTATATCCTTGGTGCCATCTCAAACGGAATTACTTTATCATTTAGGATTGGGAGATAGCGTAGTGGGTATTACGAAATTCTGCATACATCCTGAAGAATGGTTTCGCTCCAAAGAAAGGGTAGGAGGTCCTAAGCAACTTGATATTGAAAAAATCAGACGATTAAATCCCGATCTAATTATAGCCAACAAAGAAGAAAATATTCAAGAACAAATAGAAGTTGTAAGTGAATTTTGTCCAGTTTGGATTTCAGATATTTACACTTTGGAGGATAGTTTACAAATGATTCAGAAAATTGGTGCAATATGCGGAGTTTCCCAAAAATCCGATGAAATTAATCTGAAAATTAAACAGAATTTTTTAAAACTGAAACCCATAAAATACTCTTTATCCGTATTATATCTAATATGGAAAGATCCATTTATGGCAGTGGCAAGCAATACTTTTATTCATCATATTATCGAAGAACATCTGGGACTTCAAAACTGTATGCGTGAAGAAGAAAGATATCCTGTTTTGGATGAGTCTAATTTACCCCAACCGGATATTGTGTTTTTGAGTACTGAGCCATATCCATTTAAGGAAAAGCACATTGCAGAAGTACAAGCGTTTTTTCCAAAAGCAAAAATTAGGATAGTGGATGGAGAATATTTTACATGGTATGGTTCTCGACTAATAGACACCCCCAATTATTTAGAAACGGTAAAGAAAATGCTTGCTTTAGTGTAA
- the rny gene encoding ribonuclease Y, translating into MEIIIGLTIGLVGGAVAVFVIQSVLLKKRREQILKEAEVEGETIKKDKILQAKEKFLNLKDEHEKSIKERERKLQSTEDRARSKEQMLSKKIEEVSRKEKVIEHKVTELEQQIQINHTKQEELDRLNEKRIEELSALSGMNQEDAKKQLMEALKDEARTDAMAYIKEIVDEAKLNANREAKKIIIQSIQRVAHEQAIENAVTVFNIESDEVKGRIIGREGRNIRALEAATGVEIIVDDTPEAILLSCFDPIRREIARLALHQLITDGRIHPARIEEVVAKTTKSLEEEIVETGRRTCIDLGIHGLHPDLIRMVGRMKYRSSYGQNLLQHSRETANISAILASELGLNVKAAKRAGLLHDIGKVPEDEPELPHAILGMKMAEKFGEKPDICNAIGAHHDEIEMETLIAPIVQVADAISGARPGARREVVEAYINRIKELERTALSYDGVVKAYAIQAGRELRVLVESEKVSDARADELSFLISQKIQTEMTYPGQVKITLIREKRSVNYAK; encoded by the coding sequence ATGGAAATAATTATTGGATTAACAATTGGACTAGTAGGAGGAGCGGTTGCCGTATTTGTGATACAGTCCGTCCTTCTGAAAAAAAGAAGAGAACAAATTCTAAAAGAAGCTGAAGTAGAAGGAGAAACTATAAAGAAAGATAAAATCCTTCAGGCAAAAGAAAAGTTCTTGAATTTAAAGGATGAACATGAAAAATCAATTAAAGAAAGAGAGCGTAAACTCCAATCTACCGAAGATAGAGCGAGAAGTAAAGAGCAAATGCTTTCTAAAAAAATTGAAGAAGTAAGTCGTAAGGAGAAGGTAATTGAACATAAGGTGACTGAGTTGGAGCAACAAATTCAGATAAATCATACCAAGCAAGAAGAACTTGATAGATTAAATGAAAAGCGTATTGAGGAACTTTCTGCTCTCTCAGGAATGAATCAAGAAGATGCTAAGAAGCAACTTATGGAAGCTTTAAAAGATGAAGCTAGAACAGATGCTATGGCATATATTAAAGAGATTGTAGATGAAGCGAAACTCAATGCAAATAGAGAGGCAAAAAAGATTATTATCCAATCCATTCAACGTGTTGCGCATGAACAAGCAATTGAGAATGCGGTAACTGTTTTTAATATTGAGTCAGATGAAGTAAAAGGACGAATCATTGGACGTGAAGGAAGAAATATTCGTGCCTTAGAAGCAGCAACAGGAGTTGAAATTATAGTAGATGATACCCCGGAAGCCATCTTATTATCTTGCTTTGATCCAATTAGAAGAGAAATCGCGCGTCTGGCTTTACATCAATTGATTACAGATGGACGTATTCACCCGGCTCGAATCGAAGAAGTTGTAGCCAAAACTACTAAATCACTTGAAGAAGAGATTGTTGAAACGGGAAGAAGAACATGTATAGATTTAGGTATTCACGGGTTGCACCCTGATTTAATTCGCATGGTAGGTAGAATGAAATACCGCTCTTCTTATGGACAAAACTTATTACAGCACAGTAGAGAAACTGCGAATATTAGTGCTATTCTAGCGTCTGAGTTAGGATTGAATGTAAAAGCCGCTAAGAGAGCTGGTTTACTGCACGATATTGGTAAAGTTCCAGAAGATGAACCAGAATTACCACACGCAATTTTGGGTATGAAGATGGCAGAAAAATTTGGTGAAAAACCAGATATCTGTAATGCCATTGGTGCCCACCACGATGAGATTGAAATGGAAACCTTAATTGCTCCGATTGTTCAAGTTGCGGATGCGATTTCTGGGGCTAGACCAGGGGCTCGTCGTGAGGTGGTAGAGGCATACATCAATCGTATTAAAGAATTGGAAAGAACCGCTCTTTCTTATGACGGTGTTGTGAAAGCTTATGCCATCCAAGCGGGTAGAGAATTACGTGTTTTAGTAGAAAGTGAAAAAGTTTCTGATGCAAGAGCAGATGAACTTTCATTCTTAATTTCTCAAAAAATACAAACAGAAATGACCTACCCTGGACAAGTTAAGATAACCTTAATTCGTGAGAAACGTTCTGTAAATTACGCAAAATAA
- a CDS encoding 1-acyl-sn-glycerol-3-phosphate acyltransferase: MGKFLMFVLKLFGWRIDEHSPEGVKKAIVAMGPHTSNLDFILGKIAFMSYGVKARFLIKKEAFIPPFGWLLKALGGVPVSRDKHNHFTDQAVKYFEESESMYLVFTPEGTRKYNPNWKKGFYYIAIKAQVPIYIGYLDYKNKTGGFLELFLPTGDIEKDIAYIKEKLSQFQGKYPKQGIRKVEDE; this comes from the coding sequence ATGGGAAAATTTCTAATGTTTGTTTTAAAACTTTTTGGATGGAGGATAGATGAACATAGTCCAGAAGGTGTTAAGAAGGCAATTGTGGCGATGGGTCCACATACAAGTAACTTGGATTTTATATTAGGTAAAATAGCTTTTATGTCGTACGGAGTAAAAGCACGTTTTTTAATTAAAAAGGAAGCATTTATCCCTCCTTTTGGTTGGTTGTTAAAGGCTTTGGGTGGAGTTCCTGTTTCTCGAGATAAGCATAATCACTTTACGGATCAGGCAGTGAAGTATTTTGAAGAATCTGAATCCATGTATTTGGTATTTACTCCTGAAGGTACCCGTAAATATAATCCCAATTGGAAAAAAGGTTTTTACTATATTGCTATTAAGGCTCAAGTTCCTATCTATATAGGTTATTTGGATTACAAAAATAAAACAGGAGGTTTTTTAGAATTATTTCTCCCTACAGGAGATATTGAAAAAGACATTGCATATATCAAAGAAAAACTAAGTCAGTTTCAAGGTAAATATCCAAAACAGGGTATTCGTAAGGTAGAAGATGAATAA
- a CDS encoding pyridoxal-phosphate dependent enzyme, whose amino-acid sequence MKVCNNILETIGNTPLVRLNKITEDIEATVLAKVETFNPGNSVKDRMALKMIEDAEKAGKIKPGGTIIEGTSGNTGMGLALACIIKGYKLICVLSDKQSKEKMDILRAVGAEVVVCPTAVAPDDPRSYYSTSKRLAQETPNSWYVNQYDNLSNREAHYESTAPEIWEQTDGKITHFVVGVGTGGTISGIGKYLKEKNPDIKILGIDTYGSVFKKYHETGIFDENEIYPYITEGIGEDILPQNVDFGVIDHFEKVTDKDAAIYTRKIAREEGIFVGNSAGAAIKGLLQMKHMFKKGDVVVVLFHDHGSRYVGKFFNDDWMREKGFLE is encoded by the coding sequence ATGAAAGTTTGTAATAACATTTTAGAGACCATCGGGAATACTCCCTTAGTAAGATTAAACAAAATTACTGAAGATATTGAAGCAACTGTATTAGCAAAGGTAGAAACCTTTAATCCGGGAAATTCAGTAAAGGATAGAATGGCCCTCAAAATGATTGAGGATGCAGAAAAGGCTGGAAAGATTAAACCAGGGGGAACTATTATTGAAGGTACTTCTGGAAATACAGGTATGGGATTAGCCTTAGCTTGTATCATCAAAGGATATAAATTAATTTGCGTATTAAGTGATAAACAAAGCAAGGAAAAGATGGATATCTTACGTGCAGTTGGAGCTGAGGTCGTAGTTTGTCCAACAGCTGTTGCACCTGATGATCCTCGTTCTTATTACTCCACCTCTAAAAGACTCGCTCAAGAGACTCCGAATTCATGGTACGTAAATCAATACGATAATTTATCAAACCGCGAGGCACATTATGAATCTACTGCCCCTGAGATTTGGGAGCAAACTGATGGAAAGATTACACACTTTGTGGTAGGTGTTGGAACAGGAGGTACTATTTCTGGAATAGGAAAATATCTGAAAGAGAAAAACCCAGATATCAAGATACTAGGTATTGATACGTACGGTTCAGTATTTAAGAAATATCACGAAACAGGAATCTTTGATGAAAATGAGATTTATCCTTATATCACGGAAGGAATTGGAGAAGATATCTTGCCTCAGAATGTTGATTTTGGCGTAATCGATCATTTCGAAAAGGTAACGGATAAAGATGCCGCTATTTATACACGAAAAATCGCACGTGAAGAAGGAATTTTTGTTGGGAATTCTGCAGGTGCTGCCATTAAAGGATTACTACAGATGAAACACATGTTCAAAAAAGGAGATGTTGTGGTAGTTCTCTTTCACGATCATGGAAGTCGCTACGTTGGAAAGTTCTTTAATGATGATTGGATGCGTGAAAAAGGATTCCTAGAATAG
- the porQ gene encoding type IX secretion system protein PorQ has protein sequence MKQLVIFILLIPITLVAQTGGKNAFPFLDLPYDARTGSLGRKLITIFDDDLHMGIQNPAALNPSMDNSVGISQALLASGINHGMLAYAKDFANIGTGAIHLRYVAYGKMNRMDEFGQELGTFSAGDFVLGASMGRIINSNLSIGASFNIIWSQLESYGSFGISADIAGMYRSTDERTVVTAVVRNIGAQIKSYLPKQRAPLAIEPMIGFSHRLGHAPFRFSIIAQRLNKWDLSYNDPKAMPTLDPLTGAIIPVKRAGFGEKLGRHFIFQVESLIGKIVRIRVAFDYNQRMEMLVQNRPGIGGFSFGAGLNFKRFAIDYGFYAYSTAGYHNLLTIRGNINTWRKGAK, from the coding sequence ATGAAACAATTAGTCATTTTTATACTTCTTATCCCAATTACCTTGGTAGCACAGACCGGAGGAAAGAATGCTTTTCCTTTCTTAGACTTGCCATACGATGCCAGAACGGGATCTCTTGGTAGAAAGCTAATTACCATTTTTGATGATGATTTACACATGGGGATTCAGAATCCCGCAGCGTTAAACCCAAGTATGGATAATTCTGTTGGCATTAGTCAAGCCTTACTTGCCAGTGGTATCAATCACGGTATGCTAGCTTATGCAAAAGACTTCGCTAATATAGGGACAGGAGCTATTCACTTACGCTATGTTGCTTATGGCAAAATGAATCGCATGGATGAGTTTGGGCAAGAATTAGGAACTTTTTCCGCAGGAGATTTTGTGTTGGGCGCAAGTATGGGAAGAATTATTAATTCCAATTTGTCTATTGGTGCTTCTTTCAATATTATTTGGTCGCAACTCGAATCATACGGCTCTTTTGGTATCTCAGCCGATATTGCTGGAATGTATCGAAGTACAGATGAAAGAACAGTCGTTACAGCCGTTGTCCGAAATATTGGCGCCCAAATCAAGTCTTATCTTCCTAAACAAAGAGCTCCGCTAGCTATAGAGCCAATGATAGGATTTTCTCATCGACTAGGTCACGCACCTTTCCGATTCTCTATCATTGCTCAACGACTTAATAAATGGGATTTATCCTACAACGACCCCAAAGCAATGCCTACATTAGACCCATTAACTGGTGCCATCATTCCAGTGAAACGTGCAGGATTTGGTGAAAAATTAGGCCGCCATTTTATATTCCAAGTAGAATCACTTATTGGAAAGATTGTGCGTATTCGAGTGGCATTTGACTATAATCAACGCATGGAAATGTTAGTCCAAAACAGACCTGGGATTGGTGGTTTCTCCTTCGGGGCTGGTTTAAATTTTAAGCGATTTGCAATTGACTACGGATTCTATGCCTACTCAACGGCTGGCTATCACAACCTACTTACCATACGTGGCAATATTAATACTTGGAGAAAAGGTGCAAAATAG
- a CDS encoding methylmalonyl-CoA mutase family protein, whose translation MEKIEPYKPTNHIRIVTAASLFDGHDAAINIMRRIIQASGCEVIHLGHDRSVEEVVNCAIQEDVQAIAMTSYQGGHTEYLKYMYDLLQEKGAPQIKIFAGGGGTILPSEIEELEAYGIARIYHPDDGRSMGLQGMINDLMEKSDFPVGKDVTIDPQILVNKNETDVARVISAAENFPEESKSLLEEIHELANKSKTPVLGITGTGGAGKSSLVDELVRRFLTDFDTKKIAIISVDPSKRKTGGALLGDRIRMNSIANDRVFMRSLATRQANLSLSKYVGESVAVLKAAQYDLIILETSGIGQSDTEITSYSDLSLYVMTPEYGAATQLEKIDMLDFADVIALNKFDKRGALDALRDVRKQYQRNHTLFDEPVDSMPVFGTIASQFNDPGMNQLYKVIINKVHEKTGADLVSTYHITDEMSEKVYVIPPERTRYLSEISENNRNYDKWVNKQVEVAHKLFGLQKSIDTIQASETAGKDELVASLIQVFEKTKMDLDPHNWEALQNWDAKVKCYKDPEFIFKVRDKEIKIQTHSESLSHLQIPKIALPKYSSWGDILKWILQENVPGEFPYTAGLFPFKREGEDPTRMFAGEGGPERTNKRFHYVSLGMPAKRLSTAFDSVTLYGHDPAYRPDIYGKVGNSGVSICCLDDAKKLYSGFDLSDPKTSVSMTINGPAPMMLGFFMNAAIDQNCEKYIKANGMEAEVKAKIKSIYQAKGQEVPTYNGDLPEGNDGLGLMLLGVTGDQVLPADVYGQIKKDTLATVRGTVQADILKEDQAQNTCIFSTEFALRLMGDVQEYFIQNKVRNFYSVSISGYHIAEAGANPITQLALTLSNGFTYVEYYLSKGMDINEFGPNLSFFFSNGIDPEYAVIGRVARRIWAKAMREKYGANARSQMLKYHIQTSGRSLHAQEIDFNDIRTTLQALYAIYDNCNSLHTNAYDEAITTPTEESVRRAMAIQLIINRELGLAKNENPIQGAFIIEELTDLVEEAVLAEFDRINERGGVLGAMETMYQRSKIQEESLYYERLKHTGEFPIIGVNTFKSSKGSPTIIPKEVIRATTEEKEFQIHTVTQLKERYSEESQQWLKKLKETAIHNKNMFETLMEATKYCSIGDITTAFFEVGGQYRRNM comes from the coding sequence ATGGAGAAAATAGAGCCTTATAAACCCACTAACCACATACGAATTGTAACCGCAGCGTCCTTATTTGACGGACACGATGCAGCCATTAATATCATGCGTCGTATTATTCAAGCCTCTGGTTGTGAAGTGATTCACTTAGGTCACGACAGAAGTGTTGAAGAGGTTGTAAACTGTGCCATTCAAGAAGATGTGCAAGCAATTGCTATGACTTCTTATCAAGGCGGACATACAGAATATTTAAAATATATGTATGACCTTTTACAAGAGAAAGGTGCGCCACAAATCAAGATATTTGCAGGAGGTGGGGGAACTATTTTACCCAGTGAAATTGAAGAATTAGAAGCCTATGGAATAGCTCGTATCTACCATCCGGATGATGGAAGATCTATGGGTTTACAAGGAATGATTAATGACTTGATGGAGAAATCAGATTTTCCAGTAGGAAAAGATGTGACCATTGATCCACAAATATTAGTCAATAAAAATGAAACGGATGTTGCACGAGTGATCTCAGCAGCTGAAAATTTCCCAGAAGAATCTAAAAGTCTTTTGGAGGAAATACATGAATTAGCGAATAAATCTAAAACTCCTGTGCTTGGTATTACAGGAACAGGAGGAGCTGGAAAATCTTCCTTAGTAGATGAATTGGTGCGTCGTTTTCTAACAGATTTCGATACGAAAAAAATTGCAATTATTTCGGTGGATCCTTCTAAGAGAAAAACAGGAGGAGCTTTGCTAGGAGATAGAATCCGTATGAATTCTATTGCAAACGACCGTGTATTTATGCGTTCTTTAGCTACTCGTCAGGCTAATCTTTCCCTTTCAAAATATGTAGGAGAATCAGTAGCTGTATTAAAAGCAGCTCAGTACGATTTGATTATCTTAGAAACTTCAGGGATTGGTCAATCGGATACTGAAATCACCAGTTACTCAGATTTGAGTTTATATGTCATGACTCCAGAATATGGGGCTGCTACTCAGTTAGAGAAAATTGACATGTTGGATTTTGCCGATGTGATTGCTTTAAATAAATTCGATAAACGAGGTGCCTTAGATGCCTTGAGAGATGTGCGTAAGCAATACCAGCGTAATCACACTTTATTTGATGAACCAGTGGATAGTATGCCTGTTTTTGGAACGATTGCTTCTCAGTTTAACGACCCGGGAATGAATCAATTGTACAAGGTAATTATCAATAAAGTACATGAGAAAACGGGAGCTGATTTAGTTTCTACTTATCACATCACCGATGAAATGTCGGAAAAGGTATATGTTATCCCGCCAGAAAGAACACGTTATTTGTCAGAAATCTCTGAAAACAATAGAAATTACGACAAATGGGTGAATAAACAAGTGGAGGTAGCTCATAAACTTTTCGGTTTACAGAAATCAATAGATACGATTCAAGCAAGTGAAACAGCAGGTAAAGATGAGTTAGTAGCAAGCTTGATTCAAGTGTTTGAAAAAACCAAAATGGACTTAGATCCGCACAACTGGGAAGCACTTCAAAATTGGGACGCAAAAGTAAAGTGTTATAAAGATCCAGAATTCATATTTAAAGTACGAGATAAAGAAATTAAAATACAAACCCATTCGGAATCGCTTTCTCATTTGCAAATTCCTAAGATAGCACTGCCAAAATATAGTTCTTGGGGTGATATCTTAAAATGGATTTTACAAGAAAACGTACCGGGAGAGTTCCCATATACTGCTGGACTTTTCCCATTCAAGCGTGAAGGAGAAGATCCAACGCGTATGTTTGCCGGAGAAGGGGGTCCAGAAAGAACCAATAAGCGTTTCCACTACGTAAGTTTGGGAATGCCAGCCAAACGACTTTCTACAGCCTTTGACTCGGTTACTTTATATGGTCACGACCCAGCTTATAGACCTGATATTTATGGAAAAGTAGGAAATTCAGGAGTATCTATTTGTTGTTTAGATGATGCTAAAAAACTCTATTCAGGGTTTGATTTGAGCGATCCTAAAACTTCGGTTTCTATGACAATTAATGGTCCTGCGCCTATGATGTTAGGATTCTTTATGAATGCTGCCATTGACCAAAATTGTGAGAAATATATCAAAGCAAATGGAATGGAGGCTGAGGTCAAGGCTAAGATTAAGTCCATTTACCAAGCGAAAGGTCAAGAAGTTCCTACTTACAATGGAGATTTACCAGAAGGAAACGATGGTTTAGGTTTGATGTTGTTAGGTGTTACCGGAGACCAGGTATTACCAGCTGATGTTTACGGACAAATCAAAAAAGACACTTTAGCGACAGTCAGAGGAACCGTACAAGCTGATATTTTGAAAGAAGACCAGGCACAAAACACCTGTATTTTCTCTACTGAATTTGCTTTGCGTTTAATGGGGGACGTGCAAGAATATTTCATTCAAAACAAAGTAAGAAATTTCTACTCTGTTTCTATTTCAGGTTACCACATCGCAGAAGCAGGAGCAAATCCAATTACACAGTTGGCATTGACGCTCTCCAATGGTTTTACCTATGTTGAATACTATTTAAGTAAAGGAATGGATATCAATGAATTTGGTCCGAATTTATCCTTTTTCTTCTCCAATGGAATTGACCCAGAGTATGCGGTTATTGGTCGAGTAGCTCGTAGAATTTGGGCAAAAGCAATGCGTGAGAAATACGGAGCAAATGCACGTTCACAGATGTTAAAATATCACATTCAAACCTCTGGACGTTCACTCCATGCACAAGAAATTGATTTCAACGATATTCGTACTACTTTACAAGCCTTGTATGCGATTTACGACAACTGTAACTCATTACATACCAATGCTTATGACGAGGCGATTACAACGCCAACCGAAGAGTCTGTACGTAGAGCTATGGCAATTCAGTTGATTATTAATAGAGAATTAGGTTTAGCTAAAAACGAAAATCCAATTCAAGGAGCTTTTATCATCGAAGAATTAACAGATTTAGTAGAAGAAGCAGTTTTAGCAGAATTTGATCGCATCAACGAAAGAGGAGGTGTATTGGGAGCTATGGAAACCATGTACCAGCGTTCTAAGATTCAAGAAGAATCCTTGTATTATGAGCGTTTAAAGCATACAGGTGAATTTCCGATAATCGGGGTGAATACCTTTAAGAGTTCCAAAGGTTCTCCTACCATTATCCCGAAAGAAGTCATTCGAGCAACCACAGAAGAAAAAGAATTCCAGATACATACAGTCACTCAATTGAAAGAGCGTTACTCAGAAGAATCTCAGCAATGGTTGAAAAAATTAAAGGAGACTGCTATTCACAATAAAAACATGTTTGAGACTCTGATGGAAGCTACAAAGTATTGTTCTATTGGAGATATTACCACTGCCTTTTTTGAGGTTGGAGGTCAGTACAGAAGGAATATGTAG
- a CDS encoding cell division protein ZapA, with the protein MGKVSIKIVIAGRSYPLTVNEDEEVLVQKAVNDINSNIQKLQENYAVKDMQDLLAMTSLQLATRSNNTKTSVTTVAGGLDKADVLKALQNLSESLDS; encoded by the coding sequence ATGGGTAAAGTATCAATTAAAATCGTAATAGCCGGAAGGAGTTATCCTCTTACAGTAAATGAAGATGAAGAAGTTTTGGTGCAGAAGGCGGTGAATGATATTAATAGCAACATTCAGAAACTTCAAGAAAATTATGCAGTAAAGGATATGCAGGATTTATTAGCAATGACTTCTTTGCAATTGGCAACGCGTTCAAATAATACTAAGACTTCTGTAACTACAGTTGCGGGAGGTTTAGATAAAGCGGATGTTTTAAAAGCATTACAGAATTTGTCTGAGAGTTTAGATTCATAA
- a CDS encoding metallophosphatase family protein, with amino-acid sequence MKIGLLSDTHSFLDPKVFEYFKDVDEIWHAGDVGDVKIIEELQKFKPTIGVYGNIDTQDVKYYFPEFLRIEREGVSILLTHIAGKPGKYSKPLIDELKKNGVPKVLVCGHSHILLIKFDPRFQMLWLNPGACGNHGFHSVKTLLRFELNKGNVENMEIIEIKKR; translated from the coding sequence ATGAAAATTGGTTTACTCTCGGATACACACAGCTTTTTAGATCCAAAAGTTTTTGAATATTTTAAAGACGTGGATGAAATCTGGCATGCTGGAGATGTAGGAGATGTAAAAATAATAGAAGAACTGCAAAAATTTAAACCTACCATTGGTGTATATGGTAATATAGATACGCAAGATGTAAAGTATTATTTCCCAGAATTTTTGCGTATCGAACGAGAAGGAGTTTCGATTTTACTTACACATATTGCAGGGAAACCAGGGAAATATTCTAAACCTCTGATAGATGAACTTAAAAAGAATGGCGTTCCTAAAGTGTTGGTTTGCGGTCATTCACATATACTCCTTATCAAATTCGATCCACGTTTTCAGATGCTATGGCTCAACCCAGGCGCTTGTGGTAATCATGGATTTCATTCCGTAAAAACTTTACTTCGCTTTGAACTAAACAAAGGAAATGTCGAGAATATGGAAATCATAGAAATTAAAAAGAGATAA
- a CDS encoding chalcone isomerase family protein — protein MKMKMILTVLLSLLFILETQAQTTHKVGTVTFDDDVTLYGQKAVYNGGAIRKKYFFKLYSIGLYLPAKTNNAQKAIDEDGFCAVRLIITSSMVTREKFIETVTEGFATSSEGKASKAEIDQLMGYFSEEFKDGDNILLAYKPDSGIEVWKNRKHLGSVKGLEFKKALFGIWLGKTPADADVKKGMLGN, from the coding sequence ATGAAAATGAAAATGATTTTAACTGTGCTACTAAGTTTATTATTTATACTAGAAACGCAAGCACAAACAACCCACAAAGTAGGAACGGTAACATTCGATGATGATGTGACGCTATACGGTCAAAAAGCCGTTTATAATGGTGGAGCCATCCGTAAAAAATACTTCTTTAAATTATATTCTATTGGCTTGTACTTACCAGCTAAAACCAATAATGCACAAAAAGCAATTGATGAAGATGGTTTCTGTGCGGTACGATTAATTATCACTTCTAGTATGGTAACTAGAGAGAAATTTATAGAAACTGTAACTGAAGGTTTTGCTACTTCTTCTGAAGGAAAAGCATCTAAAGCTGAAATTGATCAATTAATGGGTTATTTCTCTGAAGAATTTAAGGACGGTGACAATATTCTATTAGCATACAAACCAGATTCTGGAATCGAAGTATGGAAAAATAGAAAACACCTTGGAAGCGTAAAAGGACTTGAATTCAAGAAAGCTCTTTTTGGTATTTGGTTAGGAAAAACACCTGCTGATGCTGACGTTAAAAAAGGAATGTTAGGAAACTAA
- a CDS encoding DUF805 domain-containing protein: MEWYLKVLKQYAVFEGRARRKEFWMFFLFNLIFSTIAAVLDKVLHLEITETSGVIQTLYGLAVLIPGLAVLIRRLHDIGNSGWWFFIAFIPVIGAIWLIVLLAKDSVPGANEYGANPKEDNANVDF, translated from the coding sequence ATGGAATGGTATTTAAAAGTATTGAAGCAATACGCTGTATTTGAGGGTAGAGCGCGTAGAAAAGAATTCTGGATGTTCTTTTTATTTAATTTAATTTTTTCAACAATAGCTGCTGTTTTGGATAAGGTTTTACACCTAGAAATCACAGAAACTTCTGGGGTAATTCAAACACTTTATGGGCTTGCTGTTTTAATACCAGGTTTAGCTGTATTGATTCGAAGATTACATGATATTGGAAACAGCGGTTGGTGGTTTTTTATCGCGTTTATTCCAGTCATTGGTGCGATTTGGTTAATTGTCTTACTTGCAAAAGATAGCGTGCCTGGAGCCAATGAATACGGGGCTAATCCTAAGGAAGATAACGCCAACGTAGATTTTTAA